In the Pirellulales bacterium genome, one interval contains:
- a CDS encoding c-type cytochrome domain-containing protein, producing the protein MRTASTTLAICLLALSGLVAQRATAADATDDAIASINDSLTKAGKAFRDKNAAEAAAALGEAKTTFQAATAGDVSPAMRAKLDALGDRLAAAERAIARLAAPVESKAASAKKSSAKPAVTPTAKTKKPAKARRAAPTGPSFTSDVAPILMAKCGNCHVRGARGGLSMATFAALEKGTRNGPVIRPGSAAESRMIDLVATGQMPKGDNKLTPEELATLSRWIDAGAFFDGDDRTAPLGQKSAGEMEGLVKATGKETVQFSRDLAPVLLEQCARCHGGDNPAGQLRLETFAGLLAGGASGKAIEADKPTESLLLNRLRGIDGDRMPLEKPPLPDEVIARFETWLKEGAKFDGSDATASLRVAVEESLAGRMTHDELTAKRVVQAQKLWALAAPDEASEMVQTANFILMGNVSPARLAEISQLAEAERAKIVKLLKLDPAVPLVKGSLVVFVLKRQFDYSEFIRMVEGREAPRNAAGHASVKGSDLYACLTASVDNDDILPALVAEQIAGGFLLNFADMPPWFAAGAARAIAARVEPRSPLVKRWDAELQNLPATDSPDSFVAATVFDAELAARSYGFARTLLQKLPAFQSLVAHLVDGRNFEQAVTDVYRNNARTLVELWLRGKQRRG; encoded by the coding sequence ATGCGCACGGCATCTACCACTCTCGCGATTTGCCTGCTTGCACTGTCCGGCTTGGTCGCTCAGCGAGCCACGGCGGCCGATGCGACTGATGACGCCATCGCGTCGATCAATGATTCGTTGACCAAGGCCGGCAAGGCCTTTCGCGACAAGAATGCCGCCGAGGCCGCGGCGGCCCTGGGCGAAGCGAAGACGACATTCCAGGCGGCAACCGCCGGGGACGTCTCGCCCGCGATGCGTGCGAAGCTCGACGCCCTCGGCGATCGTCTCGCGGCCGCCGAACGAGCGATCGCGCGGCTGGCGGCGCCGGTGGAATCGAAGGCTGCATCGGCGAAGAAGAGCAGCGCAAAGCCTGCGGTCACGCCGACGGCCAAAACCAAGAAACCGGCGAAGGCGCGCCGGGCAGCGCCCACAGGTCCCAGCTTCACCTCGGACGTGGCCCCGATTCTGATGGCCAAGTGCGGCAACTGCCACGTGCGCGGCGCGCGCGGAGGGCTGAGCATGGCTACCTTTGCTGCGCTCGAAAAGGGAACCCGCAACGGTCCTGTGATCCGCCCCGGTAGCGCCGCCGAGAGCCGCATGATCGATCTTGTCGCCACGGGCCAGATGCCCAAGGGAGATAACAAACTCACGCCTGAAGAATTGGCTACTCTATCGCGCTGGATCGATGCCGGTGCATTTTTTGATGGTGATGATCGCACGGCCCCCTTAGGACAGAAATCCGCTGGCGAAATGGAAGGACTCGTCAAAGCCACCGGGAAAGAAACCGTGCAATTCTCGCGCGACCTGGCGCCAGTGCTCCTCGAACAGTGCGCACGCTGCCATGGCGGCGACAACCCGGCAGGGCAACTGCGCCTGGAAACGTTTGCCGGGTTGCTTGCGGGCGGAGCGTCGGGCAAGGCGATCGAGGCCGACAAACCTACGGAAAGCCTGCTCTTGAATCGGTTACGCGGCATCGACGGCGACCGGATGCCGCTCGAAAAGCCGCCCCTGCCGGACGAGGTGATCGCGCGGTTCGAGACGTGGCTCAAGGAGGGAGCGAAGTTCGACGGCTCGGACGCCACGGCGTCGTTGCGCGTCGCGGTCGAGGAATCGCTGGCCGGCCGGATGACGCATGACGAACTAACCGCAAAGCGTGTCGTACAGGCACAAAAGCTGTGGGCCCTGGCCGCTCCGGACGAGGCGTCCGAGATGGTGCAGACCGCCAACTTCATTCTCATGGGCAACGTCTCGCCGGCCCGGCTGGCCGAAATCTCGCAGTTGGCCGAGGCCGAGCGTGCCAAGATCGTCAAACTGTTGAAGCTCGACCCGGCAGTGCCACTGGTGAAGGGGAGCCTGGTCGTTTTCGTCTTGAAGCGGCAATTCGATTACAGCGAATTCATACGCATGGTCGAAGGGCGCGAGGCTCCGCGCAACGCAGCCGGCCATGCCAGCGTGAAAGGATCCGATCTGTACGCTTGTCTAACGGCCAGTGTCGACAATGACGACATTCTTCCGGCACTCGTGGCCGAGCAAATTGCCGGCGGTTTCCTGCTCAACTTTGCCGATATGCCGCCGTGGTTCGCGGCTGGTGCGGCCCGCGCCATCGCCGCCCGTGTGGAACCAAGAAGCCCGCTCGTGAAACGCTGGGACGCGGAACTGCAAAACCTGCCGGCCACCGACAGCCCCGATAGTTTCGTCGCGGCCACGGTGTTCGACGCTGAGCTTGCCGCGCGTAGCTACGGTTTTGCCCGTACTCTGCTACAGAAGCTGCCGGCCTTTCAATCTCTCGTGGCCCATCTGGTCGACGGGCGCAATTTCGAACAGGCGGTCACGGACGTTTACCGCAATAATGCTCGGACACTCGTCGAATTGTGGCTGCGCGGCAAGCAGCGACGCGGATAG
- a CDS encoding aminotransferase class I/II-fold pyridoxal phosphate-dependent enzyme: protein MSKQVQAPGLSTIAVHGGEDRQKFGDSITDPIFCASTYTFASTQAVIDFLEEKQPREEYGRYGNPSEKVVERKLAALEGGGSALLFSTGMSAIVGLLMAKLSSGDEVVFFDECYHRSREFCTKHLARFGVVTRQVKACDYEAMDAAVTPKTKLLISESPTNPHLSVVDLDRFVDIGRRRGVETLIDATLGTPYNIRPLAAGVDYVLHSATKYLAGHNDLLAGVIVSTAEKLDPVRNLRGIMGAINSPHNIYLLERGLKTFELRIQRHNQNGQAVAEFLARHPKIEKVYYPGLPDHPHHAVAKKTMRGFGGLVTFLVKGADWRATARVVDAVRLPRIGPSLGGVESLIEQPLVMSYYSLSPEERQKFGIPDNMIRLSCGVENTEDLLADLAQALETV from the coding sequence ATGTCCAAGCAAGTGCAGGCCCCGGGCCTCTCGACAATCGCCGTCCACGGGGGCGAGGATCGCCAGAAATTCGGCGATTCGATTACCGATCCCATTTTCTGCGCCTCGACCTATACCTTCGCCTCGACGCAGGCAGTGATCGATTTTCTGGAGGAGAAGCAGCCGCGCGAGGAGTACGGGCGCTACGGCAACCCCAGCGAGAAAGTCGTCGAGCGCAAGCTGGCGGCACTCGAAGGAGGGGGATCCGCGCTATTGTTTTCGACGGGCATGTCGGCCATCGTGGGCTTGCTGATGGCGAAGTTGAGCTCCGGCGACGAAGTCGTTTTCTTCGATGAGTGTTATCACCGCAGCCGCGAGTTCTGCACCAAGCACCTGGCGCGCTTCGGCGTGGTTACTCGGCAGGTCAAGGCGTGCGACTACGAAGCGATGGATGCCGCCGTCACGCCGAAGACGAAGCTGCTCATTAGCGAGTCGCCCACGAACCCTCACTTGAGCGTGGTCGATCTGGACCGCTTTGTCGACATCGGTCGTCGGCGCGGCGTGGAAACCTTGATCGATGCCACGCTCGGCACGCCGTACAACATCCGGCCGCTGGCCGCGGGCGTCGACTACGTGTTGCATTCGGCCACCAAGTATCTGGCCGGTCACAACGATCTATTGGCGGGAGTAATCGTCTCGACCGCCGAAAAGCTCGACCCGGTGCGCAACCTGCGCGGCATCATGGGGGCCATCAATTCGCCGCACAATATCTATCTGCTCGAGCGCGGGCTGAAGACGTTCGAACTGCGCATCCAGCGGCACAATCAAAACGGCCAGGCCGTGGCCGAATTCCTGGCCCGTCACCCGAAGATTGAAAAGGTGTATTATCCCGGTCTGCCTGATCATCCTCATCACGCCGTCGCAAAGAAAACCATGCGCGGATTTGGCGGGTTGGTGACGTTCCTCGTGAAGGGAGCCGACTGGCGTGCCACGGCTCGGGTCGTCGATGCCGTACGCCTGCCGCGCATCGGGCCAAGCCTGGGTGGCGTGGAATCGCTGATCGAGCAACCGCTCGTGATGAGTTATTACAGCCTGTCGCCTGAAGAGCGCCAGAAGTTCGGCATCCCCGACAACATGATTCGCCTGTCATGCGGTGTGGAAAACACCGAGGACCTGCTAGCCGACCTGGCGCAAGCGCTTGAGACGGTGTAG
- a CDS encoding tyrosine-protein phosphatase codes for MAAHAPLPVAHSRRRIALAAMGVVMALVAGLGYHFLWRQHVKRFQVVRPGVLYRVAQPSELGIRYLAERHHVKTVLNLRLEDDHLRRGVLAVGAPTGDVESRFVTELGVRSLQWAMGREACWPWVSPWQFEEFFRLFDEPDNFPIAIHCVSGRHRTGTIAALFRLEYDHWPIERVLAEMYSFSFGPPIPLQEINLRTYVPRPQPTPDEWQVIRPCWASCCEGKAPADYPGLVRYLRTSADQDEVGRVLTEQLTQGALFALPLAVRLIDAADHPATEAAIDAARLCLQSLTGAETTETSQGSGRDIAAAASIVADFGPRDDQQLLLGLLRDNKEISPDAFRAVVAGISNRYTGNRIPFLAALLDSTDLTPNTGTVPVRHCDMAVAHLSAIVDERLINVGSTPTLADWDAARERAKSWLSTHPALAQARRVEPPPQPTRLR; via the coding sequence ATGGCCGCACACGCTCCCTTGCCTGTGGCTCACTCACGGCGCCGCATTGCCCTGGCGGCGATGGGCGTCGTGATGGCGCTCGTGGCGGGGCTGGGCTATCACTTTCTGTGGCGCCAGCACGTCAAACGGTTCCAGGTGGTTCGGCCGGGCGTGCTGTACCGCGTCGCACAACCCAGCGAGCTAGGCATCCGTTATCTCGCCGAACGGCACCACGTGAAAACCGTGCTCAACCTGCGCCTGGAGGACGACCACCTGCGCCGCGGAGTGCTGGCCGTGGGCGCGCCGACGGGCGACGTCGAATCTCGATTCGTCACCGAACTCGGCGTCCGCAGCCTGCAGTGGGCCATGGGACGCGAGGCCTGTTGGCCGTGGGTCAGCCCCTGGCAATTCGAAGAGTTCTTTCGATTGTTCGACGAACCGGACAATTTCCCCATCGCGATTCATTGTGTGAGCGGCCGCCATCGCACCGGCACGATCGCGGCGCTATTTCGGTTGGAATACGACCACTGGCCGATCGAGCGCGTGCTCGCCGAGATGTACTCGTTCAGCTTCGGGCCGCCGATTCCACTGCAAGAAATCAACCTGCGGACGTACGTGCCACGGCCACAGCCGACACCGGACGAGTGGCAGGTGATTCGGCCGTGCTGGGCGTCCTGTTGTGAGGGGAAGGCGCCGGCTGACTATCCAGGACTCGTACGTTACTTGCGCACCAGCGCCGATCAAGATGAGGTCGGGCGCGTGCTGACCGAACAACTCACACAGGGGGCACTCTTCGCCCTGCCACTGGCCGTGCGGTTGATTGACGCCGCGGATCATCCGGCAACGGAGGCTGCCATCGACGCAGCGAGGTTGTGCCTCCAGAGCTTGACCGGAGCCGAAACGACCGAAACCTCCCAAGGTAGCGGGCGGGACATTGCCGCTGCCGCGTCGATCGTGGCGGACTTCGGCCCCCGCGACGATCAACAGCTACTGCTCGGCTTGCTGCGCGACAACAAGGAAATCTCGCCGGACGCGTTCCGAGCGGTCGTGGCAGGGATCTCGAATCGCTACACGGGTAACCGGATTCCCTTCCTGGCCGCACTTCTTGATAGCACGGACCTCACGCCGAATACGGGCACTGTGCCGGTCCGCCATTGCGATATGGCCGTGGCGCATCTATCGGCCATTGTGGACGAGCGGCTGATCAACGTCGGCTCAACGCCGACCTTGGCCGACTGGGACGCAGCGCGCGAGCGTGCCAAATCATGGCTCAGCACGCATCCGGCCCTGGCCCAGGCGCGCCGCGTGGAACCACCGCCACAACCAACGCGGCTGCGCTAG
- a CDS encoding glutaredoxin family protein: MNVTLYTRSGCHLCDDALALLRRHGLSPREVDIDQDPLLRERYDTCVPVVEIDGRERFRGRVDELLLRRLIKAGPGR, encoded by the coding sequence TTGAACGTCACCCTCTACACCCGTTCTGGCTGCCACCTGTGCGACGACGCCCTGGCGCTATTGCGACGGCACGGACTTTCGCCACGCGAGGTCGATATCGACCAAGATCCCCTACTCCGAGAGCGCTACGACACGTGCGTGCCGGTGGTCGAAATCGATGGTCGGGAGCGATTTCGAGGGCGCGTCGACGAGCTTTTGCTAAGGCGGCTCATCAAGGCCGGTCCTGGCCGATAA
- a CDS encoding acyl-CoA dehydrogenase family protein, with protein MSVANREKQVAEAEELLGDGGPRLGFAKGLFFGQYLADRLLPYPDLAADLATRSLASDLRKFCKEQIDAAQIDRDAEIPEHVVRGLGQLGVLGACLPKSCGGLDFSQTAYCQLMEVLGGHCGGTALFVNAHHSIGPRALVLFGTPEQQQKYLPKSASGEWLSAFALTEPDAGSDAANVQTRATPTPDGKGYVLNGNKRWITNGGIANVLTVMARTPVPHSDDTKITAFIVTPDMPGFEVVEKRMAKCGVRGSATARLAFHDMFVPKENILGQTGKGLKIALTVLDFGRTTFGASCTGAAKFCVERATQHANQRVQFGETLGSFELVKDKIAYMAAGAFAMESCTYQTAALIDAGEDDYMLETAMLKVFATDVLWRIINDTIQIFGGKAYFADEPYERMMRDGRINMIGEGANDVLRVFSALVGMRDVGLELKGVLNALMNPFGNITKIGGFASRRIGSMLSSPEVAVRSTELQDDAARVGRLVGALGTNVERLLRKYQEGVMDRQYQLGRVADVATELYVSGCVLNRLDALLRDHHVDEGARQRGLKLGRYYLQTAARRMHRNLADLWDNDDEATTRIANMMLGNSAPAAAGGGH; from the coding sequence ATGAGCGTCGCCAATCGCGAGAAACAGGTGGCCGAGGCGGAAGAGTTGCTCGGAGATGGCGGACCGCGACTCGGTTTTGCCAAAGGTTTGTTTTTCGGCCAATACCTCGCCGATCGATTGCTACCGTATCCGGACCTGGCCGCCGACCTGGCGACGCGTTCGCTGGCCTCCGACTTGCGCAAGTTTTGCAAAGAGCAGATCGATGCCGCTCAAATCGACCGCGATGCCGAAATCCCCGAGCACGTCGTGCGCGGCCTTGGTCAACTCGGCGTGCTAGGCGCGTGCTTGCCCAAGAGTTGTGGCGGCCTGGACTTCAGCCAGACCGCTTATTGCCAATTGATGGAAGTTCTCGGTGGACATTGCGGCGGCACGGCGCTGTTCGTCAATGCTCATCACTCGATCGGACCGCGTGCCTTGGTTCTCTTCGGCACTCCCGAGCAACAGCAGAAATACTTGCCCAAGTCGGCCAGCGGCGAATGGCTCAGCGCCTTTGCGCTCACCGAGCCCGACGCCGGCAGCGACGCCGCCAACGTGCAGACGCGGGCCACGCCCACGCCTGACGGCAAGGGCTACGTGCTCAACGGCAACAAGCGCTGGATCACCAACGGCGGCATTGCCAACGTGCTGACCGTCATGGCCCGCACGCCAGTCCCCCACAGCGACGACACGAAGATCACGGCCTTTATCGTCACGCCCGACATGCCGGGCTTCGAGGTCGTGGAAAAGCGGATGGCCAAGTGCGGCGTGCGCGGGTCGGCCACGGCGCGCCTCGCCTTCCACGATATGTTCGTGCCCAAAGAGAACATCCTCGGTCAGACGGGCAAGGGACTGAAGATCGCGCTCACGGTACTCGACTTCGGCCGTACCACCTTCGGCGCCAGTTGCACGGGAGCCGCGAAATTCTGTGTCGAGCGCGCTACGCAGCACGCCAACCAACGCGTGCAATTCGGCGAAACGCTCGGCTCGTTCGAGCTGGTAAAGGACAAGATCGCCTACATGGCCGCTGGCGCCTTCGCCATGGAGTCGTGTACCTACCAGACCGCGGCGCTGATCGACGCCGGCGAAGACGACTACATGCTCGAGACCGCCATGCTCAAGGTCTTCGCCACCGACGTCCTGTGGCGGATCATCAACGACACGATCCAGATCTTCGGCGGCAAGGCGTATTTTGCCGACGAGCCTTACGAGCGCATGATGCGCGACGGGCGCATCAATATGATCGGCGAAGGCGCCAACGATGTGCTCCGCGTCTTCTCGGCGCTTGTCGGCATGCGCGACGTCGGCCTGGAGCTGAAAGGCGTGCTCAACGCCTTGATGAACCCCTTCGGCAATATCACCAAGATCGGCGGCTTTGCCAGCCGGCGCATCGGCTCGATGCTCAGTTCGCCCGAGGTCGCCGTCCGCAGCACCGAGTTGCAAGACGATGCCGCGCGGGTCGGCCGGCTCGTCGGCGCGCTGGGCACGAACGTCGAACGGTTGCTCCGAAAGTACCAGGAAGGTGTCATGGACCGGCAATATCAGCTCGGCCGCGTTGCCGACGTCGCCACCGAATTGTACGTCTCGGGCTGTGTGCTCAACCGGCTCGACGCACTCCTCCGCGATCATCATGTCGACGAGGGCGCGCGACAGCGGGGTCTGAAGCTCGGTCGCTATTACCTGCAAACCGCCGCGCGGCGCATGCACCGCAACCTGGCGGACCTGTGGGATAACGACGACGAGGCCACCACCCGCATCGCGAACATGATGCTCGGCAATTCAGCGCCCGCGGCAGCCGGCGGTGGCCACTAA
- a CDS encoding FAD-dependent oxidoreductase, with translation MAVDTPATIAVIGAGPIGLEAALYARVLGYEVRIFEQHEIVGTLRRGDPARQVVWRESTSPLGIAALSAQDPRWQPPEPEAAISPADLAERYFLLLAQSDLLVDSLYLGSAVIGIERDLSPGEVVEEDEVAGFRLRIRTASSETEETVDVVIDASGPAVTSEADSLAFGALLGTKRGQSTAGDLSPQRLLTAEADYYVLGAKSAPVQSEFRFVDGLAQVRDLFTIIADRASLDLYARTAALS, from the coding sequence ATGGCCGTTGATACGCCCGCCACGATTGCCGTCATCGGCGCTGGCCCGATCGGGCTCGAAGCCGCCCTGTACGCGCGAGTTCTCGGTTACGAGGTGCGCATCTTCGAGCAACACGAAATTGTCGGCACTTTGCGGCGTGGAGATCCGGCGCGGCAGGTGGTGTGGCGCGAAAGCACTTCTCCGCTTGGCATTGCCGCCCTGTCGGCGCAAGATCCGAGATGGCAGCCGCCCGAGCCAGAGGCCGCGATTTCTCCGGCCGATCTGGCCGAGCGATACTTTTTGCTCCTGGCGCAATCCGATTTGCTCGTCGACAGCCTTTACCTTGGCAGCGCGGTGATCGGCATCGAGCGCGACCTGTCTCCCGGTGAGGTCGTCGAGGAGGACGAAGTGGCCGGCTTCCGGCTGCGTATCCGCACCGCAAGTAGTGAAACTGAGGAGACAGTTGACGTCGTGATCGACGCTTCGGGCCCGGCCGTGACAAGCGAGGCTGACTCGCTCGCATTCGGTGCCTTGCTCGGGACAAAACGGGGGCAATCCACCGCCGGGGACCTGTCTCCGCAGCGATTGCTGACGGCCGAGGCCGATTACTACGTCCTGGGCGCGAAGTCGGCTCCGGTACAGTCAGAATTCCGCTTCGTCGACGGCCTGGCGCAGGTCCGCGACCTGTTTACGATCATTGCCGACCGAGCGTCGCTCGATCTCTACGCCCGCACTGCAGCCCTCAGTTAA
- a CDS encoding SDR family oxidoreductase: MPPLARQAFLITGCASGIGRHLAERAVTAGHQLLATDLDAAALAREAQRLGWRAPQVDHCPLDVRDANAWPAVIDRAVQTFGRLDVVMNVAGVIQPGYVHEISPETVLLHIDVNARGVMLGTQAAARQMVRQGHGHIINISSMAGIAPIPGIASYSASKFAVRGFSLAVAHELRSHGVSVTCVCPDAVETPMLDLQMTHEAAALTFSAKRFLRVEDVGRAIFERALPRRPLEITLPRSRGWLAKLTSLWPASARWLLPSLTRDSLKRQARYRAQKESQRE; encoded by the coding sequence ATGCCCCCTCTCGCGAGACAGGCCTTTCTCATAACGGGTTGTGCCAGCGGCATCGGCCGGCATTTGGCCGAGCGTGCGGTGACGGCTGGACATCAGTTGCTAGCGACCGACCTCGATGCCGCGGCACTTGCACGCGAGGCCCAGCGACTCGGCTGGCGGGCACCGCAGGTCGACCACTGCCCCCTGGACGTGCGGGATGCAAACGCCTGGCCGGCGGTCATCGACCGCGCCGTGCAAACGTTCGGGCGGCTCGACGTCGTGATGAACGTGGCGGGTGTGATCCAGCCCGGCTACGTTCACGAGATTTCGCCGGAGACAGTGCTCCTGCACATCGATGTGAACGCGCGTGGCGTGATGCTCGGCACGCAAGCGGCTGCCCGACAAATGGTTCGCCAAGGGCATGGCCACATCATCAATATCTCCTCGATGGCCGGCATCGCGCCGATCCCGGGCATCGCCTCTTACTCGGCATCGAAATTTGCGGTGCGCGGATTTTCGTTGGCCGTGGCTCACGAACTGCGATCTCACGGCGTGAGCGTGACGTGCGTCTGCCCCGATGCGGTGGAAACGCCAATGCTCGATCTGCAAATGACACACGAGGCCGCTGCGCTGACCTTCAGCGCTAAACGATTTCTGAGGGTCGAGGACGTGGGCCGCGCGATCTTCGAACGCGCACTACCGCGGCGGCCACTCGAAATTACGCTGCCCCGCTCGCGCGGCTGGCTGGCCAAGCTCACGTCGCTGTGGCCGGCTTCGGCACGCTGGCTGCTACCGTCGCTGACGCGCGACAGTCTCAAGCGACAGGCGCGATATCGCGCTCAGAAAGAATCGCAGCGCGAATAG
- the thiO gene encoding glycine oxidase ThiO, which yields MEDCLIIGGGVIGLSLAYELAGAGASVHVIERGSIGREASWAGAGILPPGNIADPKTADERLIRLCHDLHPRWSEKLRDETGIDNEYRRTGGLYLARTAGEAIELREQAAAWCRQGIWADLPSAAELRDIEPALAVEGPNLPSIAALFAPDEAQLRNPRHLRALKAACTARGVRLSEGMAAEEFETSGNRITAVRTTTSRYSADMVCITGGSWSRALLGRLGITVALKPIRGQIALLEAPAGLLRRVINEGKRYLVPRADGRVLVGSTEEDVGFEKQTTPEAIAALVRFAAELVPALSAAKMETSWAGLRPTTPDGRPYLGRVPGWENAFVAAGHFRAGLQLSPGTAVVMRQTILGQPVDIDLVPFRVDRS from the coding sequence ATGGAAGATTGTCTGATCATTGGTGGCGGGGTCATCGGCCTTTCGCTGGCCTACGAACTGGCCGGCGCGGGCGCTTCGGTGCACGTCATCGAGCGCGGCTCGATCGGCCGAGAGGCCTCCTGGGCCGGTGCCGGCATCCTGCCGCCGGGCAATATTGCCGACCCAAAAACCGCCGACGAACGGCTGATTCGACTGTGCCACGACCTGCACCCGCGATGGTCTGAGAAGCTGCGTGACGAGACCGGCATCGATAACGAGTATCGACGGACCGGCGGCCTCTATCTCGCCCGAACGGCTGGCGAAGCAATCGAGCTTCGCGAGCAGGCCGCCGCCTGGTGCAGGCAAGGCATTTGGGCCGACTTGCCGTCGGCGGCGGAACTGCGCGATATCGAGCCTGCCTTGGCGGTCGAGGGCCCGAACCTTCCATCAATCGCAGCTTTGTTCGCTCCCGACGAGGCGCAATTGCGCAATCCGCGTCATTTACGTGCATTAAAGGCGGCCTGCACGGCCCGCGGCGTTCGACTGAGCGAAGGAATGGCGGCCGAGGAGTTCGAAACGTCTGGGAATCGCATCACGGCCGTGCGGACGACGACGAGCCGCTACTCGGCCGACATGGTCTGCATCACCGGCGGGTCGTGGAGTCGCGCATTGCTGGGCCGGCTGGGAATCACCGTCGCGCTGAAGCCCATTCGTGGCCAGATTGCTCTGCTGGAAGCACCAGCAGGTTTGCTGCGACGCGTGATCAACGAAGGCAAGCGATACCTCGTGCCTCGCGCCGACGGCCGCGTGCTGGTCGGCTCGACCGAAGAGGATGTCGGCTTCGAGAAGCAAACAACCCCGGAGGCCATCGCCGCGCTCGTTCGGTTTGCCGCGGAGCTTGTGCCGGCGCTATCGGCCGCGAAGATGGAGACGTCCTGGGCGGGGCTCCGGCCCACGACGCCGGATGGGCGACCGTATCTCGGCCGCGTGCCGGGATGGGAGAACGCTTTTGTGGCGGCCGGGCACTTCCGCGCCGGCTTGCAGCTCTCGCCAGGCACGGCCGTCGTCATGCGACAAACCATCCTCGGCCAGCCGGTCGATATCGACCTGGTGCCGTTCCGCGTCGATCGATCGTAA
- a CDS encoding HD domain-containing protein, which produces MSTRPATIVALADMVHGQEADLFVLLKNKDELKTRDGKTYFKVTFRDARREVSFPIWSDSPWAEDCRKQWTPGAYYKLRATYRDTTYGPQLDIRKIREVVAADAAEGFDPGLFVAQSRFDPVAMFAELRAIASEIKNSGLAGLVLALLDENREPLLSLPAATRNHHAYYAGYLEHVLSVTRTAVYLADKYVEYYPDMRPPLDRDLVIAGAVLHDIGKLREIEWRPEGAEYTAAGRLVGHILQGRDIVREATVRHPLEGDLLLRLEHIIVAHQRLPEWGSPKPPMTPEALLVHYADDIDAKMNMMYVTLRDDTTPGPLTSKKNQLFQHIYRGLS; this is translated from the coding sequence ATGTCGACTCGTCCTGCCACGATCGTTGCGCTTGCCGATATGGTGCATGGCCAGGAGGCCGACTTGTTCGTGCTGCTCAAGAACAAGGATGAATTGAAAACGCGCGACGGCAAGACTTACTTCAAAGTCACGTTTCGCGACGCCCGGCGCGAAGTCAGCTTTCCCATCTGGTCCGACTCGCCGTGGGCCGAGGATTGTCGAAAGCAGTGGACGCCCGGCGCCTATTACAAACTGCGCGCGACCTATCGCGATACGACCTACGGCCCGCAGCTCGACATCCGCAAGATTCGTGAAGTCGTGGCAGCCGACGCCGCCGAGGGCTTCGATCCCGGGCTGTTTGTTGCGCAGTCGCGATTCGATCCGGTGGCTATGTTCGCTGAACTGCGGGCGATCGCCAGTGAAATCAAGAACTCCGGGCTCGCCGGGCTGGTGCTGGCCCTGCTCGACGAGAATCGCGAGCCATTGCTCTCGCTGCCAGCCGCCACGCGCAACCACCATGCCTACTACGCCGGATACCTGGAGCACGTGCTCAGCGTGACGCGGACGGCCGTGTATCTCGCCGATAAGTACGTCGAATATTACCCCGACATGCGGCCGCCGCTGGATCGCGACCTGGTGATCGCCGGAGCGGTCCTGCACGACATCGGCAAACTGCGCGAAATCGAGTGGCGGCCCGAGGGCGCCGAGTACACGGCGGCCGGACGGCTGGTAGGTCATATATTACAGGGCCGCGATATCGTGCGCGAGGCGACGGTCCGGCACCCACTCGAAGGTGACCTGCTGCTAAGGCTGGAACACATCATCGTCGCGCATCAGCGACTGCCCGAATGGGGCTCGCCCAAGCCTCCCATGACTCCCGAGGCGCTCCTGGTTCACTATGCCGACGATATCGACGCGAAGATGAACATGATGTACGTCACACTGCGCGACGACACGACTCCTGGCCCGCTTACGTCGAAAAAGAACCAGCTTTTTCAACACATCTATCGCGGGCTTTCCTAG